Proteins from a genomic interval of Garra rufa chromosome 4, GarRuf1.0, whole genome shotgun sequence:
- the LOC141333883 gene encoding uncharacterized protein, with protein MAFIKEESEDMKIEEAFRVKHEDTEEQTDLMALKEENQELKEEEHEDCYEKTFFYNCEKSFSCSQTENTLSPKRDQKNGTRSLFTCQQCGKSYTQKGSLKVHMRVHTGEKPYTCKQCGKNFNRQASLKLHMRTHTGEKPYTCQQCGNSFSRQASLKRHMRVHTGEKLFTCQQCGKKISQKSHLIIHMRIHTGENPFTCQQCGKSFSRKVNLNAHMRVHTGERPHTCQQCGKSFTEKGSLNAHIRIHTGEKPFVCGLCGTSFRFRGAFNDHMKIHSGERLYMSSV; from the coding sequence ATCTAATGGCGCTAAAGGAGGAGAATCAAGAACTGAAAGAAGAAGAACATGAAGATTGCtatgaaaaaacatttttctataactgtgaaaaatcttttagttgctCACAGACTGAAAATACTTTGTCACCAAAAAGAGATCAAAAAAATGGAACTAGAAGtcttttcacctgccaacagtgtggaaagagttataCTCAAAAAGGAAgtcttaaagtccacatgagggttcacacaggagaaaagccctacacgtgcaaacagtgtggaaagaatttCAATCGACAAGCAAGCCTTAAATtacacatgagaactcacacaggagagaagccttacacatgccaacagtgtggaaacagtttcagtcgACAAGCAagccttaaaaggcacatgagagttcacacaggagaaaagCTGTTTACTTGCCAGCAGTGTGGAAAGAAAATCAGTCAAAAATCACACCTTATTattcacatgaggattcacactggagaaaacccattcacctgccaacagtgtggaaaaagtttcagtcgAAAAGTAAACCTGAAcgctcacatgagagttcacactggagaaagacctcacacctgccaacagtgtggaaagagttttactgaaAAAGGAAGTCTTAATGCCCACattagaattcacactggagaaaaaccattTGTATGTGGTCTGTGTGGAACGAGTTTTAGATTTAGAGGAGCCTTTAATGACCACATGAAGATTCACAGTGGAGAGAGGCTTTATATGTCTTCTGTGTGA